One part of the Parasphingorhabdus sp. SCSIO 66989 genome encodes these proteins:
- a CDS encoding SDR family NAD(P)-dependent oxidoreductase has protein sequence MELTNKTAIITGAGSGIGRRTALLFAQEGAHVIASDITDAVDETAALAPDKITAVKGDAGDEASVKALVDRAVADHGGLDIFFANAGISGGFDGIFDQGVEEWESILRVNLIGVFLAIKYGGQAIVETSKANGNRGGSLIATASVAGLRSGAGGPAYTASKAGVVNLVKIAAQQLTGSNVRCNAICPGLIETGMTSFIYETARAKGREVTVGQLNPMQRGGEADEIAEAALFLASDRSSYVNGHALVVDGGLSTSHPYNRQTFGKTAV, from the coding sequence ATGGAACTCACCAACAAGACCGCGATCATCACCGGTGCGGGCAGCGGCATTGGCCGCCGTACCGCCCTGCTCTTCGCGCAGGAAGGCGCGCATGTCATCGCCAGCGATATCACCGATGCGGTGGACGAAACCGCAGCGCTGGCGCCCGACAAAATTACCGCCGTCAAAGGTGATGCCGGAGACGAGGCATCGGTCAAGGCGCTGGTTGATCGTGCGGTTGCCGATCATGGCGGGCTGGATATCTTTTTCGCCAATGCGGGCATCTCGGGCGGTTTTGATGGCATTTTCGACCAGGGTGTCGAGGAGTGGGAAAGTATCCTGCGCGTCAATTTGATCGGCGTATTTCTGGCGATCAAATATGGCGGTCAGGCTATCGTCGAAACCTCCAAAGCCAATGGTAATCGCGGTGGTTCTCTCATCGCCACCGCCTCGGTTGCCGGACTGCGCTCGGGTGCGGGTGGCCCGGCCTATACCGCGTCCAAAGCGGGCGTGGTCAATCTTGTGAAGATCGCGGCGCAACAGCTCACTGGGAGCAATGTCCGCTGCAACGCCATCTGCCCCGGCCTGATCGAAACCGGCATGACCAGCTTCATTTATGAAACCGCGCGCGCCAAGGGCCGCGAGGTCACGGTCGGCCAGTTGAACCCGATGCAACGCGGCGGCGAGGCCGACGAGATCGCCGAAGCGGCGCTGTTCCTAGCCTCTGACCGCTCCAGCTATGTCAATGGCCATGCTCTGGTCGTCGATGGTGGCCTCTCCACCTCGCATCCCTATAACCGCCAGACTTTCGGCAAAACGGCAGTATAA
- a CDS encoding phosphotransferase family protein, with protein MSQDAQQTMTGTMDVPEADRLDEARLTEWMDANVEGFAGPLTLRKFKGGQSNPTYRVDTEHQSYVLRRKPFGKLLPSAHAVDREYRAMAALHPQGFPVPKPYGLCEDDDVIGSMFFIMGMADGRSLWNGTLPDYQPKDRGEIYAAMTDTLAHLHRFDPEAIGLGDHGKPGNYCERQISRWTKQYKLSETETIEKMDRMMAWLAETVPEQRGYSIVHGDYRIDNMIFHKSENHVIALLDWELSTLGDPIADLSYYLMSWITPPEGRNGIAGLDLKELGIPDIEQTIARYSQQSGITDIPDMDWYFAYNLFRMAAILQGIKKRVIDGTASSKHAKGMAERVPGLVEAGWQFALKAGIE; from the coding sequence ATGAGTCAGGATGCCCAACAGACCATGACCGGGACGATGGATGTGCCCGAAGCCGACCGGCTTGATGAAGCGCGGTTGACCGAGTGGATGGACGCCAATGTCGAGGGCTTTGCCGGGCCACTCACATTGCGCAAGTTCAAGGGTGGCCAGTCCAACCCGACCTATCGCGTTGATACCGAGCACCAATCCTATGTGCTGCGCCGCAAACCCTTTGGCAAATTGCTGCCTTCCGCCCATGCGGTTGACCGCGAATATCGCGCCATGGCTGCGCTGCATCCGCAAGGCTTTCCGGTGCCGAAACCCTATGGACTGTGCGAGGATGATGACGTTATCGGATCAATGTTCTTCATCATGGGCATGGCCGATGGCCGCAGCCTGTGGAACGGAACCCTGCCCGACTATCAGCCCAAGGATCGTGGCGAAATCTATGCAGCGATGACCGATACGCTGGCGCATCTGCATCGCTTTGATCCCGAAGCCATCGGTCTCGGCGATCATGGCAAGCCGGGCAATTATTGCGAACGCCAGATTTCGCGCTGGACCAAGCAGTATAAGCTCTCGGAAACCGAGACTATCGAGAAGATGGATCGGATGATGGCCTGGCTCGCCGAGACCGTCCCCGAACAGCGCGGCTACTCCATCGTCCACGGCGATTATCGCATCGACAATATGATCTTTCACAAAAGCGAAAACCACGTCATCGCGCTGCTCGATTGGGAGCTGTCGACTCTCGGCGATCCGATTGCCGATCTCTCCTATTATCTGATGAGCTGGATCACGCCGCCTGAGGGTCGCAACGGCATTGCCGGGCTGGACCTGAAGGAACTCGGCATCCCCGACATCGAGCAGACCATTGCACGCTACAGTCAGCAATCAGGGATCACCGACATTCCCGATATGGACTGGTATTTCGCCTATAACCTCTTCCGCATGGCGGCGATTCTGCAGGGCATCAAAAAGCGTGTCATCGACGGCACCGCATCGAGCAAACATGCCAAGGGCATGGCCGAGCGTGTGCCCGGACTGGTCGAGGCAGGATGGCAATTCGCGCTCAAAGCTGGGATTGAATAG
- a CDS encoding MFS transporter, with translation MTAAPFSEKVPLKTKLAFGTGAIAFGIKDNGFSVFLLIFYNQVVGLPANLVGLVIGLALLIDAFIDPLVGNLSDRTRTKWGRRHPWIYGSAVPIALAWLLIWNPPEMGTGATLGYLLAAGVMVRASLSAYEVPSISLMPEMTSDYDERTMVVRYRALLGWAGGLFMLAMAYGVILVPSAEYPDGTLNPAGYPRYAFIGAIIMFVAVMISGIGTHRDYARPPKNEAATAESLKEILSTLGYTPFLILMIAALFGYAGQGLTFALTNYLFEYIWEFGQTELVIYSGVLFTSAIIAFIVIAPVAKRASKPRAAAVMALISGIFGTAPYWLRYLDLAPENGSPMVLPFLFTFIGIGIVGFISTMTLTVSMVADVTDHARRHNGKQTEGLFYAGYFFVQKAVTGLGIFFAGQLLGLVGFPEDAQPGSVAPDLLDNLAITYASLSALLSLGAMISFWKFPLGRDDHAEIIEPRPPLAALDNDSNSALDSSPAKAP, from the coding sequence ATGACCGCCGCCCCCTTCTCCGAGAAAGTGCCGCTCAAAACCAAACTTGCCTTTGGTACGGGCGCAATTGCTTTCGGAATCAAGGACAATGGCTTTTCTGTTTTCCTGCTGATTTTCTATAATCAGGTTGTCGGCTTGCCCGCCAATCTTGTTGGCCTGGTTATCGGGCTCGCTTTGTTGATCGACGCCTTTATCGATCCGCTTGTCGGCAATCTGTCCGACCGGACCCGCACCAAATGGGGGCGTCGCCATCCCTGGATTTACGGCTCTGCCGTGCCGATCGCTCTGGCCTGGTTGCTGATCTGGAATCCGCCAGAAATGGGTACGGGTGCTACGCTTGGCTATTTGCTGGCAGCCGGCGTCATGGTCCGCGCCTCACTATCGGCCTATGAAGTGCCCTCGATATCCTTGATGCCGGAAATGACCAGCGATTATGACGAGCGCACTATGGTGGTGCGCTATCGTGCGCTGCTGGGATGGGCTGGCGGCTTGTTCATGCTGGCAATGGCCTATGGCGTCATCCTTGTGCCCTCGGCGGAGTATCCCGACGGAACGCTTAATCCAGCCGGCTATCCGCGTTATGCCTTTATCGGCGCGATCATCATGTTCGTTGCGGTGATGATTTCAGGCATCGGCACCCATCGCGATTATGCCAGACCGCCAAAGAATGAAGCGGCGACAGCGGAGAGCCTTAAAGAGATACTCTCGACGCTTGGCTATACGCCCTTCCTGATCCTGATGATCGCCGCGCTGTTTGGTTATGCGGGTCAGGGTCTGACCTTCGCCCTCACCAACTATCTGTTTGAATATATCTGGGAGTTTGGTCAAACAGAGCTGGTCATCTACTCCGGCGTTCTGTTCACCAGCGCCATTATCGCCTTTATCGTCATCGCGCCTGTGGCCAAGCGTGCCAGCAAGCCACGCGCTGCTGCGGTTATGGCGCTGATATCCGGCATTTTCGGAACCGCGCCCTATTGGCTACGCTATCTTGATCTCGCGCCCGAAAATGGCTCCCCCATGGTGCTGCCATTTCTGTTTACCTTTATCGGCATTGGCATTGTCGGCTTTATCTCGACCATGACGCTCACCGTTTCCATGGTGGCCGATGTCACCGATCATGCCCGCCGCCACAATGGCAAGCAAACCGAAGGCCTGTTCTATGCAGGCTATTTCTTTGTTCAGAAAGCGGTGACCGGGCTTGGTATTTTCTTCGCCGGGCAACTGCTCGGGCTGGTTGGCTTTCCCGAGGATGCGCAACCCGGCTCAGTCGCTCCGGACCTTCTCGACAATCTGGCGATTACCTATGCCAGCCTCTCCGCCCTGCTCTCACTCGGCGCGATGATCAGCTTCTGGAAGTTCCCGCTGGGGCGGGATGATCATGCAGAGATCATCGAACCCCGGCCACCGCTGGCCGCGTTGGACAATGATAGCAATTCCGCTCTCGACTCTTCACCGGCCAAAGCGCCATAA
- a CDS encoding SDR family NAD(P)-dependent oxidoreductase yields MSQFDLTGKVAIITGSSRGIGKAIAEQMAVQGAKVVISSRKQEACDEVANAINAEHGDGTALSVPANISSKDDLQNLVDQTRKAFGKVDILVCNAASNPYYGPMSGIEDEQFHKILQNNIVSNNWLIQMVAPEMLERKNGSIVIISSIGGFTGTATIGAYNISKAADFQLARNLATEFGKQGVRVNCIAPGIIKTDFARALWENPKLMAYVENATPLGRIGEPYEIAGAAVFLASDASTFMTGQSITVDGGTTIAAGL; encoded by the coding sequence ATGTCTCAATTTGATCTGACCGGCAAGGTCGCGATTATCACCGGCTCGTCGCGCGGCATTGGCAAGGCGATTGCCGAGCAGATGGCGGTACAGGGCGCGAAAGTTGTTATCTCCAGCCGCAAACAGGAGGCCTGTGATGAGGTCGCCAATGCGATCAACGCAGAGCATGGCGATGGCACTGCGCTTTCTGTTCCGGCGAATATTTCCTCCAAGGATGATCTGCAGAATCTGGTTGATCAGACCCGCAAGGCATTCGGCAAGGTCGATATCCTTGTCTGCAACGCCGCCTCCAACCCCTATTATGGCCCGATGTCGGGGATTGAGGACGAGCAGTTCCACAAGATTTTGCAGAACAATATCGTCTCCAATAACTGGCTGATTCAGATGGTGGCGCCGGAAATGCTTGAGCGTAAAAATGGCTCGATTGTGATTATCTCATCCATTGGCGGCTTTACCGGCACCGCAACCATCGGTGCCTATAACATCTCGAAAGCAGCGGACTTCCAGCTTGCACGCAACCTTGCCACCGAATTTGGCAAACAGGGCGTGCGGGTGAACTGCATTGCGCCCGGCATCATCAAAACCGATTTCGCCCGCGCACTCTGGGAGAACCCCAAGCTGATGGCCTATGTCGAGAACGCCACACCGCTGGGCCGTATCGGCGAGCCATATGAAATTGCCGGGGCCGCCGTATTCCTTGCCTCGGATGCGTCGACCTTTATGACCGGCCAATCGATCACCGTCGATGGCGGCACCACCATTGCGGCAGGACTGTAA
- a CDS encoding acyl-CoA dehydrogenase family protein, translating to MDFDLTERQQYWRDRVRDFIEKHVRPREGDYKNEQATGDRWKVLKTIEEEKERAKAQGIWNLFMPPSNPNLTHVDDSFEFDGPGLTNLEYALCAEEMGRIAWSSEVFNCSAPDTGNMEVFHRYGTREQKDQWLKPLMEGEIRSAFLMTEPQVASSDATNIETSIKREGDEYVINGRKWWSSGAGDPRCKVAIVMGKTNFEESRHKQQSMVLMPLDAPGVKILRHLPVFGYDDAPHGHMEIELENVRIPASNMLLGEGRGFEIAQGRLGPGRIHHCMRTIGTAEEALEKMIKRLTTRVAFGKRISEHSIWEQRIAKARIDIEMTRLLCLKAADMMDKVGNKSAKAEIAMIKVQAPTMALQIIDDAIQAHGGGGVSEDFGLASAYSGQRTLRLADGPDEVHARTIARLEMGKYRDRDTEATQVSSGDMGVAR from the coding sequence ATGGATTTTGATCTTACAGAACGGCAGCAATATTGGCGCGATCGTGTGCGCGATTTTATCGAGAAACATGTTCGCCCGCGCGAGGGTGATTACAAGAATGAGCAGGCGACTGGCGACCGCTGGAAGGTGCTGAAAACGATTGAGGAAGAAAAAGAGCGCGCCAAGGCACAGGGCATCTGGAACCTGTTTATGCCGCCTTCCAACCCCAATCTAACCCATGTCGATGACAGCTTTGAATTTGACGGGCCGGGCCTCACCAACCTGGAATATGCGCTGTGCGCCGAAGAAATGGGCCGCATCGCTTGGTCATCCGAAGTGTTCAACTGCTCCGCGCCTGACACCGGCAATATGGAAGTGTTCCACCGCTATGGCACCCGCGAGCAAAAGGACCAATGGCTCAAGCCGCTGATGGAAGGCGAAATCCGCTCGGCCTTTCTGATGACCGAGCCGCAGGTCGCTTCATCCGATGCGACCAATATCGAAACCTCGATCAAGCGCGAGGGCGATGAATATGTCATCAATGGCCGCAAATGGTGGTCATCGGGCGCGGGCGATCCACGCTGCAAAGTCGCCATCGTCATGGGCAAAACCAATTTTGAGGAAAGCCGCCACAAGCAGCAATCAATGGTGCTGATGCCGCTTGACGCGCCGGGTGTCAAAATCCTGCGCCACCTGCCGGTCTTCGGTTATGATGATGCACCGCATGGCCATATGGAAATTGAGCTTGAGAATGTCCGCATCCCGGCATCGAATATGCTGCTCGGCGAAGGCCGCGGTTTCGAGATCGCGCAAGGTCGCCTTGGCCCCGGCCGTATCCATCACTGCATGCGCACCATCGGTACCGCCGAGGAAGCGCTTGAGAAGATGATCAAACGCCTGACCACACGCGTCGCCTTTGGCAAGCGGATCTCGGAACACAGCATCTGGGAGCAGCGTATCGCCAAGGCACGGATTGATATCGAGATGACTCGCCTGCTTTGCCTGAAAGCGGCGGACATGATGGACAAGGTCGGCAACAAGTCCGCCAAGGCCGAGATCGCGATGATCAAGGTACAGGCACCAACCATGGCGCTGCAGATTATCGACGATGCGATCCAGGCGCATGGCGGCGGCGGCGTGTCGGAGGACTTTGGTCTGGCGTCGGCCTATTCCGGTCAGCGCACGCTGCGCCTCGCCGACGGCCCGGACGAAGTCCATGCCCGCACCATCGCCCGTCTGGAAATGGGCAAATATCGTGACCGCGACACCGAAGCGACGCAGGTCTCTTCAGGCGATATGGGCGTGGCGCGGTGA
- a CDS encoding serine hydrolase domain-containing protein, whose product MTLTVSDPDSLGFHGPLLDRIPAFIKAKYLDTGLMPHAALLIGRGDEIAHLSLQGEARPGQPLTEDAIFRIASMTKPVTSVAFMQLVEQGKVALADPVHRYLPEWKDMGVFVSGGGDQPFITRPPASPMRIIDLLRHTSGLTYSFQERTPVDAAYRKLGFERFDGGDIDHFIASLAKIPLQFDPGTSWNYSVSTDVLGAIIERISGQSLAEYFQQHIFDPLGMEDTHFALPAEKIDRATDSYSFDPKAKMKPYDSGADTAWAKTIGYFSGGGGLMSTLSDYHLFCRMLLNDGQLDGARIIGRKTLELMTSNHLPGGGDLTQHSKALFSEAENAGAGFGLGFATTIDNAATAIPGSTGDFYWGGMFSTAFFVDPVEDVIMIFMTQLMPSSTYPIRREIKTMLYAALD is encoded by the coding sequence ATGACACTCACCGTATCAGACCCTGATTCGCTTGGCTTTCATGGGCCCCTGCTCGATCGCATACCCGCCTTTATCAAGGCGAAGTATCTCGACACCGGCCTGATGCCGCATGCCGCGCTGCTCATCGGGCGCGGCGACGAGATTGCCCATCTCTCGCTGCAGGGCGAAGCGCGCCCGGGCCAGCCGCTGACCGAAGACGCAATCTTCCGCATCGCCAGCATGACCAAACCGGTGACATCGGTTGCGTTTATGCAGCTGGTCGAACAGGGCAAGGTGGCGCTGGCCGATCCGGTGCATCGCTATCTGCCCGAATGGAAAGACATGGGCGTTTTCGTCAGCGGCGGTGGCGATCAACCTTTTATCACCCGTCCGCCGGCGAGCCCGATGCGGATTATCGACCTGCTCCGCCATACCAGCGGCCTGACCTACAGCTTTCAGGAGCGCACACCCGTCGATGCCGCCTATCGCAAGCTTGGCTTTGAGCGTTTTGATGGCGGCGATATCGACCATTTCATCGCATCGCTGGCCAAGATTCCGTTGCAATTTGACCCCGGAACCAGCTGGAATTACTCGGTTTCTACGGATGTCCTCGGCGCGATTATCGAGCGGATTTCCGGCCAATCGCTGGCGGAGTATTTTCAGCAGCATATCTTCGATCCGCTGGGCATGGAAGACACGCATTTCGCGCTTCCCGCCGAGAAGATCGACCGCGCCACCGACAGCTACAGCTTTGACCCGAAAGCCAAGATGAAGCCCTATGATTCCGGTGCCGATACCGCATGGGCCAAAACAATCGGCTATTTCTCCGGTGGCGGCGGGCTGATGTCGACGCTGAGCGACTATCACCTGTTCTGCCGCATGCTGCTCAATGACGGCCAGTTGGACGGCGCGCGGATTATCGGACGCAAGACACTGGAACTGATGACCAGCAACCACCTGCCCGGCGGCGGCGATCTGACCCAGCACAGCAAGGCATTGTTCTCTGAGGCGGAGAATGCCGGGGCTGGCTTCGGTCTTGGCTTTGCCACCACCATCGACAATGCGGCCACCGCTATTCCCGGCTCAACCGGCGATTTCTATTGGGGCGGCATGTTCTCGACCGCTTTCTTTGTCGATCCGGTCGAAGATGTGATCATGATTTTTATGACGCAGTTGATGCCGTCTTCAACCTATCCGATACGCCGCGAAATCAAGACGATGCTCTACGCGGCTTTGGATTGA
- a CDS encoding acyl-CoA dehydrogenase family protein: MPMYLNEDQAMLQDSAREFIATEAPVSHMRALRDEKCKDGFRHALWKQFAEMGFTGILIPEEDDGLGLGHVEAGIVLEEIGRNLTPSPFLTTSVAGVSALNAGGKALREKYFPGILSGDTVLGIAIEERAKHRPDQIAMAAERSGNGFKLNGKKSFVIHGASADALIVAARTSGSAGDSEGLTLFMVDKDAAGLSAEAARLVDSSMAAAVTFDNVEVDADAVIGEVDQGQDVLDALLHASRAGSAAELVGVGSGAMDMTVDYLKQRKQFGKLIGEFQALQHRASHLYSEMEIARAAVMKAQQLLDQGNEGADVMVSVAKAKAGRTTGLAVREGVQMHGGIGMTDEYDIGFYMKRDRALNEFMGDANYHANRVAQMHGY; this comes from the coding sequence ATGCCCATGTATTTGAACGAAGATCAGGCGATGCTGCAGGACAGTGCGCGTGAATTTATCGCTACCGAAGCCCCCGTCTCGCATATGCGTGCGCTGCGTGATGAGAAGTGCAAGGATGGCTTCCGCCATGCGCTGTGGAAGCAGTTTGCCGAAATGGGGTTCACCGGGATCCTCATCCCGGAAGAGGATGATGGGCTTGGTCTTGGCCATGTCGAAGCCGGTATCGTGCTCGAAGAGATTGGCCGCAATCTGACGCCTTCGCCGTTTCTGACGACTTCGGTCGCGGGAGTCTCGGCGTTGAATGCGGGCGGCAAGGCGCTGCGTGAGAAATACTTCCCCGGCATTTTGAGCGGTGACACGGTGTTGGGCATCGCGATTGAAGAGCGTGCCAAGCATCGCCCCGACCAGATCGCCATGGCAGCCGAACGCTCGGGCAATGGTTTCAAGCTCAATGGCAAAAAAAGCTTTGTCATCCATGGCGCGTCTGCCGATGCGTTGATCGTCGCGGCACGTACCAGCGGTTCCGCAGGTGACAGCGAAGGCCTGACCCTGTTCATGGTCGACAAGGATGCGGCTGGCCTGAGCGCTGAAGCGGCGCGGCTGGTCGATAGCTCGATGGCTGCTGCGGTCACCTTCGACAATGTCGAGGTTGATGCCGATGCGGTGATTGGCGAGGTTGATCAGGGGCAGGATGTGCTCGATGCGCTGCTCCATGCCAGCCGCGCCGGTTCAGCCGCAGAGCTGGTCGGCGTCGGTTCGGGCGCGATGGATATGACCGTCGACTATCTCAAGCAGCGCAAGCAGTTCGGCAAGCTGATCGGTGAGTTTCAGGCACTGCAACATCGCGCTTCGCATCTCTATTCGGAGATGGAAATTGCCCGTGCCGCAGTGATGAAGGCGCAGCAATTGCTCGATCAGGGCAATGAGGGCGCGGACGTCATGGTCTCGGTCGCCAAGGCCAAAGCCGGACGCACCACCGGTCTGGCCGTGCGCGAAGGCGTGCAGATGCATGGCGGCATCGGCATGACCGATGAATATGATATCGGCTTCTATATGAAGCGCGATCGGGCGTTGAACGAATTTATGGGTGATGCCAATTATCACGCCAACCGCGTCGCGCAGATGCATGGCTATTGA
- a CDS encoding Zn-dependent alcohol dehydrogenase, which yields MKAALCTAPAQPLEIADITIDKPRGHEVLIRTHAVGMCHSDLKFIDGAFPFPMPFVPGHEASGVVEAVGDQVTRLKPGDHVITVLTAYCGHCESCLTGHITLCQEPTLKRDEDEEPCLHKADNTPLPHFLNLSAYAEQLLAHENSCVAINPDMPLDIAALMGCAVVTGSGAVFTDCNIEPGQSIAVIGCGGIGLAAINAASIAGAGQIIAIDPVPEKRALAESLGATHSFDSADESLVEAVITASHGGCHAVVEAVGRSQTVALAWEITRRGGITTVLGMVSPNDPVTLPGPSFLQGRTLKGSLMGSAPFPVTVPRLVNFYLQDRLKLDQLVGERLPLDQINTGLDKLRAGDGLRTLITFS from the coding sequence ATGAAAGCAGCCTTGTGCACCGCTCCGGCCCAGCCGCTGGAAATTGCCGATATCACCATCGACAAACCGCGCGGGCATGAGGTTCTGATCCGCACCCATGCGGTCGGCATGTGCCATTCGGACCTGAAATTCATTGATGGCGCTTTTCCCTTTCCCATGCCCTTTGTCCCGGGACATGAGGCATCGGGCGTGGTCGAGGCGGTGGGTGATCAGGTAACGCGGCTCAAGCCGGGTGATCATGTCATCACCGTCCTCACCGCCTATTGCGGCCATTGCGAATCCTGCCTCACCGGCCATATCACCCTGTGTCAGGAACCAACGCTGAAGCGCGATGAGGATGAAGAGCCTTGCCTGCACAAGGCGGACAACACCCCGCTGCCGCATTTTCTCAATCTCTCCGCCTATGCCGAACAGTTATTGGCGCATGAGAATAGCTGTGTTGCGATAAACCCGGACATGCCGCTGGATATTGCGGCGTTAATGGGGTGCGCCGTGGTCACCGGATCGGGCGCGGTCTTCACCGATTGCAATATTGAGCCCGGTCAGAGCATCGCGGTTATCGGTTGTGGCGGTATTGGTCTTGCCGCGATCAATGCTGCGAGTATTGCTGGCGCTGGCCAGATCATTGCCATCGACCCGGTACCGGAAAAACGCGCGCTTGCTGAAAGTCTCGGCGCGACCCACAGCTTTGATTCCGCCGATGAAAGTCTTGTCGAAGCCGTCATCACAGCAAGCCATGGCGGTTGCCATGCGGTGGTGGAAGCCGTTGGTCGGTCACAGACCGTGGCGCTCGCATGGGAGATCACCCGACGCGGGGGCATCACCACTGTTCTCGGCATGGTCAGCCCCAATGACCCGGTCACCCTGCCCGGCCCCAGCTTCCTGCAGGGGCGCACGCTCAAAGGCTCGCTTATGGGGTCTGCACCCTTCCCGGTCACGGTGCCGCGCCTTGTTAATTTCTATCTGCAGGACCGGCTGAAACTGGACCAGCTTGTCGGTGAACGCCTGCCGCTGGACCAGATCAATACAGGACTGGACAAGCTGCGCGCCGGAGATGGCTTGCGCACGCTTATCACCTTCTCCTAA
- a CDS encoding acyl-CoA dehydrogenase family protein produces MSESSSDLDQFRSELRGWLEANCPEEMRQPVKSEDDIYWGGRNATFASDAQKAWFEACVAKGYTVPDWPKDYGGAGLSPAQHKIFKQEMARIKARAPLQSFGIWMLGPALLHFGTEEQKVHYLNQIARGEIRWCQGYSEPGSGSDLVSLQTFGEDKGDHWIVNGQKIWTSYADKCDWIFCLVRTDKEDKYRGISFLLFDMETPGVSTKPIKLISGNSPFCETFFDNVVVPKDQIVGELNRGWDVAKYLLGHEREMISGGGLGDGAPSLGARMTKVIGTDDAGNLDDPMLRAQLAQFDVDALAFKAMAEKFVDEMKARKGHPAKPNMMKYAGTELNKQRHELVMAAGGSDALEWESETSGHGAKPRTWLRTKANSIEGGTSEVMLNVISKRILDLPGA; encoded by the coding sequence ATGTCCGAGAGCTCTTCCGATCTCGATCAATTCCGCAGCGAATTGCGCGGCTGGCTCGAAGCCAATTGCCCCGAAGAAATGCGTCAGCCCGTCAAGAGCGAGGACGATATCTATTGGGGTGGCCGCAATGCGACCTTCGCCAGCGACGCGCAAAAGGCGTGGTTCGAAGCATGCGTTGCCAAGGGCTATACCGTTCCCGATTGGCCCAAGGATTATGGCGGCGCCGGCCTGAGCCCAGCGCAGCACAAGATTTTCAAGCAGGAAATGGCCCGCATAAAGGCGCGTGCGCCGCTGCAGAGCTTCGGCATCTGGATGCTCGGCCCGGCGCTGCTGCACTTTGGCACTGAAGAGCAGAAAGTGCATTATCTCAACCAGATTGCCCGCGGTGAAATCCGCTGGTGTCAGGGCTATTCGGAGCCGGGTTCGGGTTCCGACCTTGTCAGCCTGCAGACCTTTGGCGAGGACAAGGGCGATCACTGGATCGTCAACGGCCAGAAAATCTGGACCAGCTATGCCGATAAGTGCGACTGGATCTTCTGTCTGGTGCGCACCGACAAGGAAGACAAATATCGCGGTATTTCCTTCCTGCTGTTCGACATGGAAACGCCGGGTGTTTCGACCAAGCCGATCAAGCTGATCTCAGGCAATTCACCGTTCTGTGAGACGTTTTTCGACAATGTTGTCGTTCCCAAGGACCAAATTGTCGGCGAGCTTAATCGCGGTTGGGATGTGGCCAAATATCTGCTGGGCCATGAGCGTGAAATGATCTCGGGCGGTGGCCTCGGCGATGGCGCGCCGTCGCTGGGTGCGAGAATGACCAAGGTCATTGGCACCGACGATGCTGGCAATCTGGATGATCCGATGCTGCGCGCTCAATTGGCGCAATTTGATGTCGATGCACTGGCATTCAAAGCAATGGCCGAGAAATTTGTCGATGAAATGAAGGCTAGGAAAGGCCATCCCGCCAAACCCAATATGATGAAATATGCGGGCACCGAGCTTAACAAACAACGCCATGAACTGGTCATGGCTGCGGGCGGTTCGGATGCGCTGGAATGGGAAAGCGAAACCTCCGGTCATGGCGCCAAGCCACGCACATGGTTGCGCACCAAGGCCAACAGCATTGAGGGCGGCACCAGCGAGGTGATGCTCAATGTTATCTCCAAGCGGATTCTCGATCTGCCGGGGGCGTAG